The Deltaproteobacteria bacterium genomic interval ATCTTGTTATACACTTCAAGGATGGCTTTCTGATCCAGTTTTAGATCTTTTAAAACCTCCAAGACCTTGGTTTTCTGCAATTGCCGGGAAGGATGTGAAATATCCATCAGATGGATCAGCAAGTCTGCCCCCTGAATTTCTTCAAAAGTGGCCTTAAAAGATTCCACCAGGGCATGAGGAAGTTTACGAATAAATCCGACCGTGTCTGAAAGGAGCACCTCACGGCCGCTGGGCAACTTCAAACGTCGAACGGTAGGATCCAAAGTCGCAAACAGTTTGTCTTCCATCAGCACTCCCGCCTGAGTCAACGCATTCATGAGCGTGGATTTTCCTGAATTCGTGTAACCCACCAGCGATACTGTTGGGATGGGGACCTCAGATCGCCGTGAACGATGGATCTCGCGCGCAGAGGCCACACGTTGCAACTCGCGCTTAATACGGGTAATCTTGTCTTTCACCAGACGGCGATCTACTTCCAGCTGAGTTTCGCCCGGACCACGAGTTCCAATGCCTCCGGTCTGCCTCGAAAGATGCCCCCACTGTCCGACCAATCGCGATTGCAAGTATAAATCCTGGGCCAGCTCCACCTGTAATTTTCCTTCTCTACTTTTGGCGCGCTGAGCAAAAATATCCAAAATTAAACCGGTGCGATCCACCACTTTAATTTTGATGGCTTCTTCCAAATTTCTATTTTGCGAGGGGGACAGGTCTTCATCAAACAACACGGTGACACATTTCAGTTCTTTGGCCTTCGCGGCTATTTCTTCCACCTTGCCACTCCCCACAAAATAGGCAGGATCAATACGATGGATTTCCTGAGACAGGGCGCCCTGGACCGCGGCACCGGCGGTAATGGCAAGTTGTTCCAATTCTTCTAAAGATTCTTCGGCTTCTTTACGGGCATATCCTGGGAGGCGAACTCCAATGAGCAGTACTTTTTCGGCATTTTTATTTTTTTGGTAGGATGGATAGGCTTTCAATAGTCCCCCCCTCTCGTGATAATTCTACTGCAACTTCCCCACACTTTGAAGGGCTATTTTCGCCTTTTGTCCTAATAAAACCTGCAAGTCGGTTTCCAGGTTATTACTCCAGGCGACATCCAACTCGGTGGGAAGCTTTAAACTGGTTTTACCGCTCGCAGTAAGCAAATGCAGATATACCGGACAGTTGCCAGGAGATTTCGAAAGCAGGAAGCGAAAATCTTTTAACTTATTTTCTGTCAGATAAATGGCATCCATTTCAATATGCAATACCTGTGAAATACCGGCATAGTTCTTTAGGGAAAGAATACGGGTGGCCAAAACTTTTGGCGCTTCTTCGCTGGGTTCTGCAGTGCCTTGGATGAGCAGTGGATCATCCGATTTAAGCAGGGTTTGCGCCAGGTTGTAGACATCCGAAAAAACCACCACTTCCACAGAGCCTTTTAAATCTTCCAGGGTGGCAAAGGCCATGCGATCACCCTTTTTGGTGAAGATCTCCTTTAAACCTGTCACCACTCCGGCCATTAAAACTTCTTTTTTTTCTGTAATTTCCCTCAAATTTTTTGTGTCATAGGGAGTCAGTTTGGCAATGAGCGTGGCAAAGCTTTTTAGAGGATGTCCGGTCACATAAAAACCCATGGCCTCTTTTTCAAATTTCAGTTTTTGTTCTTCATTCCAGGGCAGCACCTTTGGCAAGGGCGGCATTTTCGATTTTTCTCCCGCCACATCAAAAAGAGAACTCTGACCTTTTTCCAAATCCCGCTGTCTGGCGGCACCATATTCGATGGCCGAATCCAGCACTTCCATCATCGTCGAGCGACCCAATGCCAGGCTGTCACTCAAACTATCAAAAGCCCCGCATTTAATGAGCGACTCAATCACTTTACGATTTACTTTACGCAGATCTACCGATTCGCAAAAATCAAAAAAATTTTCAAAACGGATCTTTTCTTTCCGCGCCTCCAAAATGCTTTCTATGGCAGCATCTCCCACGTTTTTTGTGGCCGCCAAACCAAAGCGGATTTCCTTATCAGAAAGCACCGAAAAATAACGATACGATTCATTGATATCCGGCGGCAACACTGCAATATTGTGCTTTTCTAGGTCATTGATATAGGTGAGCACCTTATCGGTATCCCCGATTTCAAAAGTGAGCACGCTGGCCAGATACTCCGCGCAAAAATGGGTTTTCAGATAGGCTGTCTGATAAGAGATGAGGGCATAAGCTGCACTGTGTGATTTGTTAAAACCATACTCCGCAAACATCGCCATCAAATCAAAAATCTTTTCTGCTTTCTGGATGTTGATATTTCTTTCTTTCGCCCCTTTAATAAATCGTTCTCTTTGTTTGGCCATTTCTTCCGGCTTTTTCTTACCCATCGCACGACGCAGCAAGTCTGCATCCCCCAACGTAAAACCTGCCAACGCTGATGCAATCTGCATTACCTGTTCCTGATAAACAATAACCCCATAAGTATCTTTCAGGATAGACTCCAGTTCGGGCAAATCATAGACAATGTTTGTCCTTCCGTGTTTTCGATTGATGAAATCATCCACCATTCCTGAACCCAGAGGCCCCGGGCGATAGAGGGCCACCAGGGCAATCAAGTCTTCGAAGCAGCTGGGTTTGAGTTTTACAATCAAATCGCGCATGCCCGACGATTCGAGTTGGAAGATCCCCAGACAATCCCCTTTGGTTAAAGTCTGGTAGACGGCCTCGTCATCGAGTGAAATTTCAATCAAGCGGATTGCCAACCCTCGGGTGCGCTTGATAATCTTGAGGGTGTTTTCAATCACGGTTAGAGTTTTAAGCCCCAAAAAATCAAATTTCACTAAGCCAATTTTTTCAACGGCCTTCATATCGAACTGCGTCACCACTTCTTCGTTGCTTCCCCGATAGAGGGGTAGAAATTCTGTCAAAGGACGATCGGAGATCACCACCCCGGCCGCATGCGTAGAAGCATGACGATTCAGGCCTTCCAGGGATTTGGCAATGGAGAGGAGTTTTTTTACTTTTGGGTCCGCCATCTCCAATTCACGAATGCGGGGCTCGGTCTTCATGGCCTCTTCCAGGGTCATGTTCAGGGCATTGGGAATGAGTTTGGCAATCTTGTCGACATCGGCATAGGCAAAGTCCAGCACACGCCCTACATCACGAATCACTGCCTTGGCCTTCATCTTTCCAAAGGTAATAATCTGTGACACATTTCCATATTTTTGATTCACGTAAGCGATCACTTCGTCACGCCGATTCATGCAAAAATCGATATCCATATCCGGCATGCTGATGCGTTCCGGATTCAAGAAGCGCTCAAAGAGCAAAAAATAAGGAAGGGGATCAATATCCGTAATCTTCAAACAAAAAGCCACCAGTGAACCCGCAGCAGATCCGCGTCCTGGGCCTACGGGAATACCTTGCGATTTTGCATAGGTGATAAAATCGGAAACGATGAGAAAATAACTCGAAAAACCCATACTCAAAATGGTTTTGAGTTCAAATTCAATGCGCGCTTTATATTCTTCTTTTTTCTGACTTCTTTCTTCTGAATTCTTTCCCAAATGCTCATAAAATTTTTCAATCAGAAGCCAGCGCTCATCAAAACCATACCAGACGCACTCTTGAAAGAAGTCATCTACCGTTCTATTTTCAGGCGGAATAAATTTTGGAAAATAATAAGTCTTGAAATCAAAATCAAAGACACAAGAGTCTGCAATTTTTCTGGTATTTTCCAAGGCCTCCGGAAAATCTTTAAACAGCTCACACATTTCTTCGCCGCTTTTCAGATAATATTCTTCACCGTCGTAAGAAGGCCTATCTTCATCGCTAAGTTTATTGCCCGATTGAATACAGAGCAGTGCTTCGTGTGCTTCACGATTTTCCCGGTACAAATAATGCGCATTGTTGGTGACCACCAAAGGAATATTCAATTGTTTAGAAAACTCAACAAACTGATGATTCACCAGTGTTTCATGGGACAAGCCATGATCTTGCAATTCAAGATAAAAGCGATCCGGAAAAATTTCAGACAATTTTTTTGCGGCATCAAAAGCAGCCTCAACCTTCCCTTCAATAATTCGACGAGGAATTTCCCCTTTGCTGCAGCAGGAAAGCGCAATGAGTCCCGCGGACATTTCTTTTAAGATCTCTTTATCGAGACGAGGTTTATAGTAAAAACCTTCGTTGTAGGCCGAGGCCAAAAGACGAGATAAATTTTTATAGCCCTCGGCATTTTGCACTAGGAGTAAAAGATGAGCCAGTTGATCGTCGCGGGTTTTGACGCGTTCCAAACGAGAACCCTTGGTAATACAA includes:
- the hflX gene encoding GTPase HflX; translated protein: MKAYPSYQKNKNAEKVLLIGVRLPGYARKEAEESLEELEQLAITAGAAVQGALSQEIHRIDPAYFVGSGKVEEIAAKAKELKCVTVLFDEDLSPSQNRNLEEAIKIKVVDRTGLILDIFAQRAKSREGKLQVELAQDLYLQSRLVGQWGHLSRQTGGIGTRGPGETQLEVDRRLVKDKITRIKRELQRVASAREIHRSRRSEVPIPTVSLVGYTNSGKSTLMNALTQAGVLMEDKLFATLDPTVRRLKLPSGREVLLSDTVGFIRKLPHALVESFKATFEEIQGADLLIHLMDISHPSRQLQKTKVLEVLKDLKLDQKAILEVYNKIDLMGYGLELNKNDIGVSALRQEGLDKLLHKLDQLLSKGFKSLTLKIPHQEGGLLSFLHRYGRILKKEYQDDGVFMEVEVFQKFVKGLAKFKVKKQKGDPKISLCA
- the dnaE gene encoding DNA polymerase III subunit alpha produces the protein MKPKDFVHLHVHSQYSLLHGAILVEKLIKQVKDFGLSAIALTDHANLFGAVEFYEKAKKEGIHPILGCEIYCITKGSRLERVKTRDDQLAHLLLLVQNAEGYKNLSRLLASAYNEGFYYKPRLDKEILKEMSAGLIALSCCSKGEIPRRIIEGKVEAAFDAAKKLSEIFPDRFYLELQDHGLSHETLVNHQFVEFSKQLNIPLVVTNNAHYLYRENREAHEALLCIQSGNKLSDEDRPSYDGEEYYLKSGEEMCELFKDFPEALENTRKIADSCVFDFDFKTYYFPKFIPPENRTVDDFFQECVWYGFDERWLLIEKFYEHLGKNSEERSQKKEEYKARIEFELKTILSMGFSSYFLIVSDFITYAKSQGIPVGPGRGSAAGSLVAFCLKITDIDPLPYFLLFERFLNPERISMPDMDIDFCMNRRDEVIAYVNQKYGNVSQIITFGKMKAKAVIRDVGRVLDFAYADVDKIAKLIPNALNMTLEEAMKTEPRIRELEMADPKVKKLLSIAKSLEGLNRHASTHAAGVVISDRPLTEFLPLYRGSNEEVVTQFDMKAVEKIGLVKFDFLGLKTLTVIENTLKIIKRTRGLAIRLIEISLDDEAVYQTLTKGDCLGIFQLESSGMRDLIVKLKPSCFEDLIALVALYRPGPLGSGMVDDFINRKHGRTNIVYDLPELESILKDTYGVIVYQEQVMQIASALAGFTLGDADLLRRAMGKKKPEEMAKQRERFIKGAKERNINIQKAEKIFDLMAMFAEYGFNKSHSAAYALISYQTAYLKTHFCAEYLASVLTFEIGDTDKVLTYINDLEKHNIAVLPPDINESYRYFSVLSDKEIRFGLAATKNVGDAAIESILEARKEKIRFENFFDFCESVDLRKVNRKVIESLIKCGAFDSLSDSLALGRSTMMEVLDSAIEYGAARQRDLEKGQSSLFDVAGEKSKMPPLPKVLPWNEEQKLKFEKEAMGFYVTGHPLKSFATLIAKLTPYDTKNLREITEKKEVLMAGVVTGLKEIFTKKGDRMAFATLEDLKGSVEVVVFSDVYNLAQTLLKSDDPLLIQGTAEPSEEAPKVLATRILSLKNYAGISQVLHIEMDAIYLTENKLKDFRFLLSKSPGNCPVYLHLLTASGKTSLKLPTELDVAWSNNLETDLQVLLGQKAKIALQSVGKLQ